A region of Zeugodacus cucurbitae isolate PBARC_wt_2022May chromosome 5, idZeuCucr1.2, whole genome shotgun sequence DNA encodes the following proteins:
- the Dusp12_1 gene encoding dual specificity protein phosphatase MPK-4, with the protein MQVERNLAQAQTIATSTQATDNTTGATVATGVTVKCATIANVSRNQRRLQDVGTLRREDFDGGPVSVDEIVPGLYLGNLTAATHMETLKKFQITHILTLDSVPLPQHITQASFLTTKYVHIADMPKEDILHHLDTCTDFINMAMAQKGRVLVHCYFGVSRSSAVVIAFIMKQHDLEYQAAFELVRSKRRFVQPNPGFVSQLKLYRRMGCKIEPQFQRYKLYRLRLAGEQVRKAKILPQSFNSLIKSDPAVTQENPEPIVYRCRKCRRVLVSKSHVLLHNNKSLVATSSPPAATKPSGNNNAAAVEPQAPRLLDQIAAQIRKASLGSPTGAAAAEGEGDAANEQLPTVCRNILFVEPISWMRDISHSTQGRLHCPKCDQKVGNFSWINGCQCPCGEEVSPAFYLIPSRVELSKAVQNVQTTL; encoded by the exons ATGCAAGTGGAGCGCAACCTGGCGCAAGCACAAACGATTGCGACCAGTACTCAGGCTACTGACAACACAACAGGCGCAACAGTTGCCACAGGTGTGACCGTGAAATGTGCAACAATTGCCAATGTCAGCAGGAATCAACGGCGCCTACAAGATGTGGGCACATTGCGACGCGAAGACTTCGATGGCGGACCGGTGAGTGTGGATGAAATCGTGCCAGGACTATATCTGG GTAACCTAACCGCCGCTACACATATGGAAACattgaaaaaattccaaatcaCCCACATATTGACGCTGGACTCAGTGCCGCTGCCACAACATATCACTCAGGCGAGCTTTCTTACAACCAAATACGTGCACA TTGCGGATATGCCAAAGGAGGACATTTTGCACCATCTGGATACGTGCACGGACTTCATAAACATGGCTATGGCGCAAAAGGGGCGTGTGCTCGTGCATTG CTACTTTGGCGTGAGTCGCAGTTCTGCCGTTGTCATAGCTTTCATTATGAAGCAACACGATCTGGAGTATCAGGCTGCCTTTGAGTTGGTGCGCTCTAAGCGTCGTTTTGTACAACCAAATCCCGGCTTCGTGTCGCAATTGAAGCTCTATCGGCGCATGGGCTGCAAAATCGAACCACAATTTCAACGTTATAAACTCTACCGTCTGCGCTTGGCGGGCGAACAAGTGCGCAAAG CGAAAATATTGCCACAATCCTTCAATAGTCTGATCAAATCGGATCCGGCCGTTACGCAAGAGAACCCGGAGCCCATTGTCTACCGCTGTCGCAAGTGCCGACGAGTTTTGGTTTCCAAATCGCACGTActgctgcacaacaacaaatcacttGTGGCCACGAGTAGTCCGCCAGCCGCAACAAAGccaagcggcaacaacaacgccGCCGCGGTTGAACCGCAAGCGCCACGACTGCTCGATCAGATTGCCGCGCAAATACGCAAGGCTTCACTGGGCTCACCCACCGGCGCCGCCGCCGCAGAGGGCGAAGGCGATGCGGCCAACGAGCAACTGCCGACGGTTTGTCGCAACATACTGTTCGTGGAGCCGATCTCCTGGATGCGCGACATCTCGCACAGCACGCAGGGGCGCTTGCATTGCCCGAAGTGCGACCAAAAGGTGGGCAACTTCAGCTGGATCAACGGCTGCCAGTGCCCGTGCGGCGAGGAAGTGTCGCCGGCGTTCTACTTGATACCATCGCGCGTGGAGCTCTCCAAAGCTGTGCAGAATGTGCAGACAACGCTTTAG